One region of Malania oleifera isolate guangnan ecotype guangnan chromosome 6, ASM2987363v1, whole genome shotgun sequence genomic DNA includes:
- the LOC131158350 gene encoding NADP-dependent malic enzyme translates to MISLNSCNSSVMNKPSSFCGTYSFFNSSGSHQRKGFGPPVVVAAVGPNGPIGGEGGGAEVKKKTKTRRMESTLKDMRDGASVLEMDPKSTAGGGVEDVYGEDRATEDQLVTPWTFSVASGYTLLRDPHHNKGLAFTEKERDAHYLRGLLPPAVVTQPLQEKKLMHNLRGYQVPLQRYMALMDLMERNERLFYRLLIDNVEELLPIVYTPTVGEACQKYGSIFRHPQGLYISLKEKGKILEVLKNWPERSIQVIVVTDGERILGLGDLGCQGMGIPVGKLALYTALGGVRPSACLPVTIDVGTNNEQLLKDEFYIGLRQRRATGQEYSELLHEFMCAVKQNYGEKVLIQFEDFANHNAFELLAKYGTTHLVFNDDIQGTAAVVLAGLVAALKLVGGTLAEHTFLFLGAGEAGTGIAELIALEMSKQTKAPVEETRKKIWLVDSKGLIVSSRKESLQPFKKPWAHEHELVNDLLAAVKAIKPTVLIGSSGVGRTFTKEVIEAMASFNEKPLIMALSNPTSQSECTAEEAYNWSKGRAIFASGSPFDPVEYNGKVFVPGQSNNAYIFPGLGLGLVISGAIRVHDEMLLAASEVLAQQVTPENFDKGLIYPPFFNIRKISAHIAANVASKAYELGLATRLPRPENLVKYAESCMYTPLYRSYR, encoded by the exons ATGATCTCGCTGAACAGTTGCAACTCATCCGTAATG AACAAACCCTCCAGTTTTTGTGGTACATACAGCTTCTTCAACTCCTCTGGGTCTCATCAGAGAAAGGGCTTTGGTCCTCCTGTGGTCGTAGCAGCTGTTGGCCCCAACGGGCCGATTGGAGGGGAAGGAGGAGGGGCAGAGGTGAAGAAGAAGACCAAGACTAGAAGAATGGAGAGCACGTTGAAGGATATGAGAGACGGAGCTTCGGTGCTGGAAATGGACCCCAAGTCCACCGCCGGCGGCGGCGTTGAGGACGTGTACGGCGAGGATCGCGCCACCGAGGACCAGCTCGTCACCCCCTGGACTTTCTCCGTCGCCAG TGGCTATACTTTGTTAAGGGACCCTCATCATAACAAAGGGCTTGCTTTCACTGAAAAAGAGAGGGATGCTCACTATTTGCGTGGTCTTCTACCTCCGGCTGTTGTGACTCAACCGCTTCAG GAGAAGAAGTTGATGCATAATCTCCGCGGGTATCAAGTTCCACTCCAGAGATACATGGCCTTGATGGACCTCATG GAAAGGAATGAAAGGCTGTTCTACAGGCTTCTCATTGATAATGTTGAGGAATTGCTCCCAATTGTCTACACTCCAACTGTTGGTGAGGCTTGCCAGAAATATGGGTCTATCTTCAGGCACCCCCAGGGTCTTTACATAAGTTTGAAAGAGAA GGGGAAGATTCTTGAGGTATTGAAGAACTGGCCAGAGAGGAGTATTCAAGTTATTGTTGTGACTGATGGCGAGCGAATTTTGGGACTTGGGGATCTTGGCTGCCAG GGGATGGGAATCCCTGTTGGGAAGTTGGCTCTATATACAGCTCTTGGTGGAGTTCGTCCTTCTGCA TGTTTGCCTGTAACCATTGATGTTGGGACAAACAATGAGCAGTTATTGAAGGATGAGTTCTATATTGGGCTTAGACAACGGAGGGCAACTGGGCAG GAGTACTCTGAACTTTTGCACGAGTTCATGTGTGCTGTCAAGCAGAACTATGGTGAGAAGGTTCTTATACAG TTTGAGGACTTTGCAAACCACAATGCCTTTGAGCTGCTTGCAAAATATGGCACTACTCATCTCGTCTTTAATGATGATATTCAG GGGACAGCAGCCGTGGTTCTTGCTGGGCTAGTAGCTGCGCTGAAATTAGTCGGTGGTACTTTGGCTGAGCACACTTTCTTGTTTCTTGGTGCTGGGGAA GCTGGGACAGGAATAGCAGAGCTTATAGCTCTTGAGATGTCCAAGCAG ACAAAGGCTCCTGTGGAAGAGACCCGCAAAAAGATCTGGCTGGTGGACTCAAAG GGATTGATTGTTAGTTCTCGCAAAGAATCTCTTCAGCCTTTCAAGAAGCCATGGGCTCATGAACATGAACTTGTTAATGATCTCTTGGCAGCTGTCAAG GCAATTAAGCCCACAGTTTTGATTGGATCATCTGGAGTAGGAAGGACATTTACAAAGGAGGTGATCGAAGCAATGGCATCCTTCAATGAG AAACCTCTCATCATGGCTCTCTCCAACCCGACATCACAATCTGAATGTACTGCTGAAGAGGCTTACAATTGGAGTAAG GGCCGTGCAATTTTTGCTAGTGGGAGTCCATTTGATCCTGTTGAATACAATGGAAAAGTTTTTGTTCCTGGCCAG TCCAACAATGCTTACATTTTCCCTGGACTTGGCTTGGGTTTGGTCATCTCTGGTGCTATTCGTGTGCATGATGAAATGCTTCTGGCAGCCT CTGAAGTCTTAGCTCAGCAGGTGACGCCTGAGAACTTTGATAAGGGGTTGATTTACCCACCATTTTTCAATATCAGAAAAATATCAGCCCATATTGCTGCTAATGTAGCTTCTAAAGCATATGAACTTG GCTTGGCTACACGTCTTCCTCGGCCTGAGAATCTTGTGAAATATGCTGAGAGTTGCATGTACACTCCTCTCTATCGAAGTTACAGATGA